The Paramisgurnus dabryanus chromosome 3, PD_genome_1.1, whole genome shotgun sequence genome includes a window with the following:
- the LOC135750407 gene encoding uncharacterized protein: METYLTGALNDTNYANVAAEICALNTANLSNLLDSIPNTSGFLRNNENGICATATQHNDGRSGIRKPLSDLSILVDNIPHTTRGGHGSHKRQRSIQAVIHTPRGQHTTLRNTDAKRQRTVQSASPVLNDRVIAIDNVGPLESDARTSGQGSNTHDIVESFVDWDEDLIIAWDACDFELHTPVQSPSASMNVQETPVASEQTPELGVNHINQEDNNSEDTELFPYVLTQNLDVQRIVDSEQDPEPLPGNQQAYRNELVTDEQVTDSTGNEVTPEELKEFFHYVWHDYVQFKQFVVDGFAIQDTERRKLLGLIAEIITLLKNTTL; this comes from the exons ATGGAGACATACCTTACTG GAGCCCTGAACGACACCAACTACGCTAATGTTGCGGCTGAAATTTGTGCTTTAAATACAG CGAATTTGTCTAACCTCCTGGATAGCATACCCAATACATCAGGGTTTCTAAGAAATAACGAGAACG GGATCTGTGCTACGGCTACTCAACACAACGATGGTAGATCTGGGATACGCAAACCACTCT CGGATTTGTCTATCCTGGTGGATAATATACCCCACACGACACGGGGTGGCCATGGATCACACAAAAGACAGAGATCCATTCAGGCCGTGATTCACACACCAAGGGGCCAGCATACAACTTTACGAAATACTGATGCAAAGAGACAACGAACGGTTCAGAGTGCGTCCCCCG TTTTGAATGACAGAGTCATCGCGATCGATAATGTAGGACCGTTGGAGTCTGACGCTAGAACATCTGGTCAAG GGTCGAACACACATGACATAGTAGAGAGCTTTGTAGATTGGGATGAGGATCTGATTATCGCATGGGACGCTTGTGATTTTGAACTACATACACCGGTGCAATCACCATCAGCGTCCATGAATGTACAAGAAACACCTGTGGCTTCCGAACAGACCCCAGAGTTAGGGGTGAATCACATAAACCAAGAAGACAACAATTCTGAGGATACAGAATTGTTCCCATATGTTTTGACCCAGAACCTCGATGTTCAAAGAATCGTGGATTCCGAACAGGACCCGGAGCCACTGCCTGGTAATCAACAGGCCTATAGAAACGAACTTGTGACTGATGAACAGGTCACGGACAGCACAGGAAATGAAGTGACTCCAGAAGAGCTCAAAGAATTTTTTCATTATGTATGGCACGATTATGTACAGTTTAAGCAGTTTGTAGTCGATGGTTTTGCAATCCAGGATACAGAGCGAAGAAAACTGTTGGGGTTAATCGCCGAAATTATCACTCTGTTAAAAAACACGACTTTGTAA
- the LOC135750385 gene encoding uncharacterized protein has protein sequence MEADAEMYPDVRPKRQTRLPVRLQDFEVDYMGYRKPDKLQWGPSSPALDRRVFLTQEGPDQITTFQKAHPHPSGFPGNAAHHEIPQLAPDHSQRRDSDGFIQPARTPSSHQSPYLDSRLSEEIRAIRNENTKLLQTQQAFQTGINELNEARREMKELLEVARSLREDLAQVNSPASKYSNLTSPQAGAVASRSSADAAQSKELEQEDWPDPPPWPEPDENLSEGMRHLRVDRQETDSHKLDFSPETRVYMPRKPLLPPQYPTSASNKGISPYLSTQPSKLLTHPAPAHAPVKQSAPAQAYHPLAATGAVHGMPPLNQFMQLPGNEQVYRGPQPTIPKFIHSDPSEFARLRIALENLLPSNATELFKYQILVDHLKLEEAKLIADAYLNSPTPYSDTMSALHDKFGQPHQLALKKIASVLETPEVRRGDTIAFQKFSLQIQSLVGLLQTLGPEGGIELNCGSHVARLLGKLPPEQRADFRRHQFKQLGATHTLHDFAEWLRYESWCQGFDSQATGRSIKERQNLKTDGRPGRQAVTVLHGSGESAETASSYHKESAANRGSKSKAYCAYCESTEHYLSQCSAVARLSKDQFKEWIQVNKRCWRCARTHRAAQCTLKKPCNICQGKHLLALHEINTRPANKDVAVKEESCLTSSAADSLFLDRPGAGNRVMLKVVPVLVHYEDRTLDTFAILDDGSERTMLLPAAATFLGLKGTPEALPLRTVRQDIQILQGHTVSFRVSPAENPHTSYKINGAFTAGRLSLAQHTYPIDRLKRKYKYLSGIPLPALRDAQPTLLVGSDNPQLITPIEPVRLGPPGGPAAVRTKLGWTLQGPTPFMGRPIQPAQCLFTSSTAPMDELYRHVERLWQVDTVPYRHEREVTRSKQDQQAVTLLEAKTVRTNVDGILRYATPLLRHASMPLLHSPKESVMPMLRSTERRLSKDPKLADAYRKEMQKLIEAGAVREVTEDDSAKEGWYISHHLVSHNGKNRLVFNCSHQYLGQTLNQYLLPGPTLGASLLGVLLRFREHPIAVSGDIKGMFHQVRLIPEDRRLLRFLWRDMKVEEPPRTFEWQVLPFGATCSPCCATYALQRHVVDHCQPDDDLRFSVENCFYVDNCLQSIGTPAEAKLLVDRLRDLLMSAGFELRQWACNDLSVLSHLPQEARSESLDLWLAHDKSNPLESTLGLSWNWVTDSLGYKHRPVSYEEPTLRNIYRVLATQYDPLGYMLPFSTRAKLIIRQLWEKKRGWDDSNLPADLLQAWSSWEAELESLPFLRFPRAYVLAEANIENACRELHIFADASEQAYGAVAYMRTEDKEGQIHLSFILARSRVAPRRLHSIPRLELCGALVAAQLARVLERELTLTVARTVLWSDSTTVLTWLHSQSCRYKVFVGARIAEIQELTEKCTWRYVDSVNNPADDLTRGKSLKALIEPNRWSQGPAFLLQHPATWPERPNNEPYEDKAELRKTTFCGATITSPMSIGGDDKMYQTWQELMDATAQGILGQTPLGSPPNAEEYQRAEMIVLQRAQQQSFPEDYKLLAAGKPVSPGSRLLTLAPEMDQSMDLIRVGGRLRRLEGQDDLTLHPVVLDASHPVTRLLIQRYDSNLHHPGPERVFAEMRRSFWIIHGREAIRRYQRSCAECQRWRAKPSIPRMADLPIARLRLHKPAFYSTGVDCFGPMLVKMGRRQEKRWGIIFKCLTTRAVHLDILRNMDADAYLMALRRFIARRGTPAELLSDQGTNFKGGERELREAYASMEPTLQKQLARQRIKFQFNPPAAPHFGGVWEREVRSVKSALYTCVGAQPVHEDVLLTVLLEVEAILNSKPLGYVSADIADIDPVTPNSLLMGRPDGSLPQVVYPETELLSRKRWRHSQVLADQFWSRYIREYLPGLQTRQKWHSFSPELLDKAVVMLVDPQLPRALWPIGHVTKIHRSDDGCIRSADVNIKGHVYTRPVARLVMLPALPSGEADTSGSPPQPD, from the coding sequence ATGGAGGCTGATGCAGAGATGTATCCAGATGTGAGACCTAAACGTCAAACACGTCTACCCGTCAGACTTCAGGACTTCGAAGTGGACTATATGGGATATAGGAAACCAGATAAGTTACAATGGGGCCCGTCATCCCCTGCCTTGGATAGGAGGGTGTTCCTCACTCAGGAGGGTCCAGATCAGATTACCACTTTCCAGAAAGCCCACCCTCACCCTAGTGGCTTCCCTGGGAATGCTGCTCACCATGAGATTCCTCAGCTAGCCCCAGACCATAGCCAGAGGAGAGATTCGGATGGGTTTATCCAACCTGCGCGAACACCCTCATCCCATCAGAGCCCATACCTGGATTCTCGTCTCTCTGAGGAGATCAGAGCTATTCGAAACGAGAATACTAAGCTGCTCCAAACACAACAGGCCTTCCAGACTGGCATAAATGAACTTAATGAAGCACGGCGCGAGATGAAAGAGCTACTGGAGGTAGCTCGCTCCCTTAGAGAAGACCTGGCCCAAGTTAATAGCCCAGCCTCAAAATACAGTAACCTCACATCTCCTCAAGCCGGTGCTGTTGCCTCAAGGAGTTCCGCTGATGCAGCACAGTCAAAGGAATTGGAGCAGGAGGACTGGCCTGATCCTCCACCCTGGCCTGAACCTGACGAGAACCTGTCGGAAGGCATGCGCCATCTCAGAGTTGACAGACAAGAAACAGATAGTCACAAGCTCGACTTTTCTCCTGAAACTAGAGTTTATATGCCTCGTAAACCTCTACTGCCTCCTCAGTATCCCACTTCAGCTTCAAATAAAGGGATATCACCATACCTCTCTACACAACCCTCTAAGTTGCTCACTCACCCTGCGCCAGCTCATGCCCCTGTAAAGCAATCAGCGCCTGCCCAAGCCTACCATCCCTTAGCAGCCACTGGAGCAGTACATGGTATGCCGCCACTTAATCAGTTTATGCAACTGCCGGGAAATGAACAAGTGTATCGAGGGCCGCAACCCACAATCCCAAAGTTCATTCACTCTGATCCCAGTGAGTTTGCCCGGCTTCGCATTGCTCTAGAAAACCTACTCCCATCTAATGCTACAGAGCTCTTCAAGTATCAAATACTTGTGGATCACTTAAAGCTGGAGGAAGCTAAACTTATAGCTGATGCTTACCTAAATTCACCAACCCCCTATAGTGACACTATGTCAGCCCTCCATGATAAATTTGGGCAGCCTCATCAACTTGCCTTAAAGAAGATAGCAAGTGTGCTAGAGACCCCCGAAGTAAGGCGCGGTGATACTATAGCATTCCAGAAGTTCTCTCTCCAGATACAATCATTAGTGGGCTTGTTGCAGACTCTTGGTCCTGAAGGGGGAATCGAACTCAACTGTGGCTCCCATGTTGCTCGTCTCCTGGGTAAGCTTCCCCCTGAACAGCGAGCTGATTTCCGTCGACATCAGTTCAAGCAGTTAGGGGCGACCCACACTCTACATGATTTTGCAGAATGGCTTCGGTATGAATCATGGTGTCAGGGCTTCGACAGTCAGGCTACTGGCCGCAGCATAAAGGAAAGGCAGAACCTAAAGACTGATGGTCGTCCCGGGAGGCAAGCGGTGACCGTTCTACATGGATCTGGTGAATCTGCAGAGACAGCCTCTTCGTACCATAAAGAGAGTGCAGCCAACCGAGGGTCAAAGAGTAAAGCCTACTGTGCCTACTGTGAGAGTACTGAACATTATCTTAgtcaatgtagtgctgttgccAGACTCTCCAAAGACCAGTTTAAAGAGTGGATACAGGTTAACAAGCGGTGCTGGCGCTGTGCACGAACTCATCGCGCCGCTCAGTGCACATTGAAGAAACCTTGCAACATCTGTCAGGGAAAACACCTACTGGCTCTTCACGAGATAAATACAAGGCCAGCCAATAAAGATGTAGCTGTTAAAGAAGAGAGCTGCTTAACCAGCTCTGCGGCTGACTCACTCTTCCTGGATAGACCTGGAGCTGGGAATCGTGTCATGTTAAAGGTCGTCCCTGTTCTTGTACATTATGAGGACCGGACACTTGACACCTTTGCGATCCTTGATGATGGGTCCGAGAGGACCATGTTGTTGCCAGCTGCAGCTACGTTTCTTGGTTTAAAGGGCACTCCTGAAGCGCTTCCTTTGCGTACAGTCCGACAAGACATTCAGATTCTCCAAGGCCACACTGTGTCTTTCCGCGTCTCACCAGCTGAAAACCCTCACACCAGCTATAAGATCAATGGTGCCTTCACAGCTGGCCGCCTCAGCCTAGCACAGCATACTTACCCTATTGACCGCCTGAAGAGGAAATACAAATACCTAAGTGGCATTCCCCTACCTGCCTTGAGAGATGCTCAGCCAACACTCCTTGTAGGATCTGACAACCCTCAGTTGATAACACCTATCGAGCCAGTCAGACTTGGTCCACCAGGTGGTCCGGCCGCAGTCCGCACCAAGCTTGGGTGGACTCTTCAGGGCCCTACCCCATTCATGGGGCGGCCAATTCAGCCTGCACAGTGTTTGTTTACTTCATCTACGGCACCAATGGATGAGCTTTACCGTCATGTTGAGAGGCTCTGGCAAGTAGACACTGTACCATACCGGCACGAAAGAGAGGTGACTCGGTCAAAGCAGGATCAGCAGGCTGTAACATTGCTTGAAGCCAAGACTGTCCGTACTAATGTAGATGGAATTCTTAGGTATGCCACACCATTGTTGCGCCATGCAAGCATGCCACTTTTGCACTCACCCAAGGAATCAGTTATGCCCATGTTACGTAGTACTGAGAGGCGACTCTCAAAAGACCCCAAGTTAGCAGATGCATACAGGAAGGAAATGCAGAAGCTCATTGAAGCAGGTGCTGTGAGGGAAGTCACTGAGGATGACTCTGCCAAAGAAGGATGGTACATCTCACATCATCTAGTCAGCCACAATGGAAAGAATCGCCTGGTCTTTAACTGCTCTCACCAGTACCTTGGGCAGACCCTGAACCAGTATTTGCTACCTGGCCCTACTCTGGGTGCCTCCTTGTTGGGAGTCCTGCTGAGATTTCGTGAACATCCCATAGCGGTTAGTGGAGACATCAAAGGGATGTTCCATCAAGTCCGCCTCATCCCTGAAGATCGCCGCCTTCTAAGGTTCCTGTGGCGGGACATGAAGGTGGAAGAGCCCCCAAGAACATTCGAGTGGCAAGTTTTGCCCTTCGGCGCCACCTGCAGCCCATGCTGTGCAACATACGCCCTGCAGCGCCATGTTGTTGACCACTGCCAGCCGGACGATGATCTGAGATTCTCGGTTGAGAACTGTTTTTACGTAGATAACTGCCTACAGAGCATAGGTACACCGGCTGAAGCCAAACTGCTGGTGGATCGACTTAGGGATCTTCTGATGTCTGCAGGTTTTGAGTTGCGTCAATGGGCTTGCAACGATTTGAGCGTCCTGAGTCACTTGCCTCAAGAGGCAAGATCTGAAAGTCTGGACCTGTGGCTGGCCCACGATAAGTCCAACCCTCTGGAGTCAACACTCGGTCTCAGTTGGAATTGGGTAACCGACTCCTTGGGCTACAAACATAGGCCTGTTTCCTATGAGGAACCAACCCTGAGGAACATTTACAGAGTCCTAGCTACTCAATACGATCCCCTGGGTTACATGTTACCTTTCTCCACCCGAGCAAAGCTCATTATTAGGCAGCTGTGGGAAAAGAAGCGAGGTTGGGATGATTCAAACTTACCCGCTGACCTCCTGCAAGCCTGGTCCAGCTGGGAGGCTGAACTGGAGTCCTTACCTTTCCTTAGATTCCCACGTGCATATGTTCTGGCAGAAGCCAACATTGAGAATGCCTGCCGTGAGCTGCACATCTTCGCAGATGCCTCTGAGCAAGCTTATGGAGCTGTAGCCTACATGAGAACTGAGGACAAGGAAGGCCAGATCCATCTGTCTTTCATCCTGGCTCGTTCACGAGTAGCTCCAAGACGTCTGCATTCTATCCCACGCCTGGAGCTATGTGGGGCTCTGGTTGCTGCGCAGCTGGCTCGTGTTCTTGAGAGGGAACTTACTTTGACAGTGGCACGAACTGTGTTGTGGTCAGACTCCACTACCGTACTAACCTGGCTACACTCCCAGTCTTGCCGATACAAGGTCTTTGTGGGCGCCAGAATAGCTGAGATACAGGAGTTAACCGAGAAGTGCACTTGGCGTTACGTGGACTCTGTGAATAATCCTGCTGATGATCTGACGAGGGGGAAGTCCCTGAAGGCCCTAATAGAACCCAACCGATGGTCTCAGGGACCTGCCTTCCTTCTTCAGCACCCAGCCACCTGGCCAGAAAGACCCAACAACGAGCCATATGAGGACAAAGCAGAACTCCGCAAGACTACCTTCTGTGGAGCAACGATTACCTCACCAATGTCGATCGGAGGGGATGACAAGATGTACCAAACTTGGCAGGAGCTTATGGATGCCACTGCTCAAGGAATCCTAGGACAAACCCCTCTCGGTTCACCGCCTAATGCTGAAGAGTACCAACGTGCAGAGATGATTGTTCTCCAGCGAGCCCAACAACAGTCATTTCCAGAGGACTACAAACTCCTTGCAGCAGGGAAACCTGTCTCACCTGGGAGTCGATTACTCACCTTGGCACCGGAGATGGATCAATCTATGGACCTCATAAGAGTAGGTGGTCGGCTACGACGTTTGGAAGGTCAAGACGACTTGACATTGCACCCTGTGGTTCTGGATGCCTCACACCCAGTTACACGCTTGCTTATCCAAAGGTACGATAGCAACCTGCACCATCCTGGTCCAGAGCGAGTCTTTGCAGAGATGCGGCGGTCATTCTGGATCATCCATGGAAGGGAGGCGATTCGTAGATACCAGCGTTCTTGTGCAGAATGTCAGCGTTGGAGAGCTAAACCTTCCATTCCACGAATGGCGGACCTTCCCATTGCTCGTCTCCGATTACACAAACCAGCCTTTTACTCCACTGGCGTGGATTGTTTTGGGCCCATGTTGGTAAAGATGGGTAGACGTCAGGAGAAACGCTGGGGGataatatttaagtgtttaacAACCAGGGCAGTACACTTGGATATCCTCAGAAACATGGATGCGGATGCTTACTTGATGGCCCTAAGACGGTTCATAGCCAGAAGGGGAACACCTGCAGAGTTGTTGTCAGACCAGGGGACCAATTTTAAAGGAGGAGAACGGGAACTTAGAGAGGCTTATGCCAGTATGGAGCCAACCTTGCAGAAACAACTCGCACGTCAGAGGATTAAGTTCCAGTTTAACCCCCCGGCAGCGCCACACTTTGGTGGAGTGTGGGAGAGAGAGGTCCGCTCCGTCAAATCTGCCCTTTATACCTGTGTGGGGGCCCAACCGGTTCATGAAGACGTCCTTCTCACCGTTCTCCTGGAAGTTGAGGCAATTCTCAACTCCAAACCATTAGGTTATGTATCTGCCGACATTGCGGATATCGACCCTGTGACACCCAATAGTCTGCTTATGGGGCGGCCTGATGGATCTCTTCCACAAGTGGTCTATCCTGAGACAGAGCTCCTGAGCCGCAAGCGCTGGAGGCATTCACAAGTTCTCGCTGACCAGTTCTGGTCCAGATACATCAGAGAATATCTTCCTGGGCTGCAGACCAGACAGAAATGGCACTCCTTTTCTCCTGAACTACTGGATAAGGCTGTTGTCATGTTGGTGGACCCGCAACTACCTCGAGCTTTGTGGCCCATTGGGCATGTAACTAAGATTCACCGCAGCGACGATGGATGCATTAGATCTGCTGATGTGAACATTAAAGGACATGTGTACACTCGACCTGTAGCTAGGTTGGTGATGTTGCCGGCTCTCCCATCGGGGGAGGCCGATACCTCTGGGAGCCCCCCTCAGCCTGATTGA